The Musa acuminata AAA Group cultivar baxijiao chromosome BXJ1-3, Cavendish_Baxijiao_AAA, whole genome shotgun sequence genome window below encodes:
- the LOC135622549 gene encoding uncharacterized protein LOC135622549, whose product MSRGEGGPAESGSVPIAAISAVGETLATVDDLCSHLHQFLSLADRDVLTELPPLHRARAFLVLAQAASTLFLVKLRCSGIQLDDHPISKEFERISLYREKLERFDEWSKAPLRPSTRLNSQAATRFIGHSLPNLTPEQRQSLRDISRGDFVRIRPSDNHRAKKKRKQQKPERQSARAAAQEFLEKAARELLGAGELGLKGPLQEISDEEDEQIG is encoded by the exons ATGAGCCGCGGCGAAGGAGGACCAGCGGAGAGCGGCTCCGTTCCCATAGCCGCTATAAGCGCAGTCGGAGAAACCCTAGCCACTGTGGACGACCTCTGCTCCCATCTCCACCAGTTCCTCTCTctggccgaccgcgacgtgcttaCCGAGCTCCCCCCTCTCCACCGCGCCCGCGCCTTCCTCGTCCTCGCCCAGGCCGCCTCCACCCTCTTTTTAG TGAAGCTGAGGTGTAGCGGGATCCAACTGGATGATCACCCTATCAGCAAAGAGTTT GAGAGGATAAGCTTGTACCGAGAGAAACTGGAGCGATTTGATGAATGGAGTAAAG CTCCTTTGCGGCCATCGACTAGGTTGAATTCCCAGGCAGCAACACGTTTCATTGGGCACTCGCTGCCCAACTTGACTCCAG AGCAGAGGCAAAGTTTGCGGGATATTAGTCGAGGGGACTTTGTCAGAATTAGGCCTTCTGACAATCATAgagcaaagaagaagaggaaacagcAAAAACCCGAAAGACAATCTGCTCGTGCTGCTGCACAAGAGTTTCTTGAGAAAGCAGCTCGTGAGCTTCTTGGTGCTGGTGAGCTTGGTTTAAAGGGTCCCTTACAAGAGATATCAGACGAAGAGGATGAACAGATTGGTTGA